The following proteins are encoded in a genomic region of Neosynechococcus sphagnicola sy1:
- a CDS encoding (Fe-S)-binding protein yields MPATCSTAKKLSLQPRQLLRQIPGVTLREPVDAALCCGSSGVYNLLQPEVAAELGRQKR; encoded by the coding sequence ATGCCTGCCACATGCTCCACGGCCAAAAAACTTAGTCTGCAACCCCGGCAGTTGTTACGGCAAATTCCCGGTGTCACGTTGCGAGAGCCTGTGGATGCCGCCCTCTGTTGTGGCAGTTCTGGGGTTTATAACCTCTTGCAGCCAGAAGTAGCCGCAGAGTTGGGTCGGCAAAAACGTTGA
- a CDS encoding alpha-ketoacid dehydrogenase subunit beta, which produces MAETFLFNALREAIDEEMARDQTVFVLGEDVGHYGGSYKVTKDLYDKYGELRLLDTPIAENSFTGMAVGAAMTGLRPIIEGMNMGFLLLAFNQISNNAGMLRYTSGGNFKIPLVIRGPGGVGRQLGAEHSQRLEAYFQAVPGLKIVACSTPYNAKGLLKSAIRDDNPVLFFEHVLLYNLKENLPETEYVLPLDQAEVVRRGRDVTLLTYSRMRHHVVQAVKTLEAQGFDPEVIDLISLKPLDFETIGESVRKTHRVIIVEECMRTGGIAAELIASINDRLFDELDAPVVRLSSQDIPTPYNGNLENLTIVQPTQIVEAVQKMMALHV; this is translated from the coding sequence ATGGCAGAAACCTTTCTATTCAACGCCCTGCGAGAGGCCATTGACGAAGAGATGGCCCGTGATCAGACCGTTTTCGTTCTTGGTGAGGATGTGGGCCATTACGGCGGTTCCTACAAGGTCACCAAAGATCTCTATGACAAGTACGGTGAACTGCGACTGCTCGATACCCCCATCGCCGAAAATAGCTTCACGGGGATGGCTGTCGGCGCCGCGATGACCGGACTGAGGCCGATCATTGAAGGCATGAACATGGGCTTTCTGCTGCTGGCATTTAACCAAATTTCTAATAATGCCGGGATGCTTCGCTATACTTCTGGGGGCAATTTTAAGATTCCCTTGGTGATTCGGGGGCCCGGTGGGGTGGGGCGACAACTGGGTGCTGAGCACTCCCAACGTTTAGAAGCCTATTTCCAAGCGGTTCCGGGCTTGAAGATTGTGGCTTGCTCCACTCCCTACAATGCCAAGGGGTTGCTCAAATCCGCCATTCGGGATGATAATCCAGTGTTGTTCTTTGAGCACGTCCTGCTCTATAACCTCAAGGAAAATTTACCAGAGACCGAGTATGTACTGCCCTTGGATCAGGCGGAAGTGGTACGGCGAGGTCGGGATGTGACCCTCCTGACCTACTCTCGGATGCGTCACCACGTGGTACAGGCCGTCAAAACCCTGGAAGCCCAAGGATTTGATCCAGAGGTGATTGACCTAATTTCCCTCAAGCCCTTAGATTTTGAGACAATTGGCGAGTCGGTTCGCAAAACCCATCGAGTGATCATTGTTGAAGAATGCATGAGAACCGGGGGCATTGCGGCGGAATTAATTGCCTCGATTAACGATCGCCTGTTTGATGAACTGGACGCCCCAGTGGTGCGCCTCTCCTCCCAAGATATTCCGACCCCCTACAATGGCAATCTGGAAAATCTCACCATTGTGCAACCGACTCAAATTGTCGAGGCGGTTCAGAAAATGATGGCTTTACACGTCTAA
- a CDS encoding M20 family metallopeptidase, translating to MSGQEYQTAAYVAGVLSSAGLQVREGVGKVGVVGELIGRGNDPRLLAIRTDMDALPIQEQTPLAYASQRSGIMHACGHDIHTTVGLGTAMVLAELAAYLPGKVRFLFQSAEETSQGARWMIADGAMESVSSILSLHVFPSIPVGVVGIRYGALTAAADDLELLILGESGHGARPHEAIDAIWIAAQIITTLQQAISRTHNPLHPVVLTIGQIQGGRAANVIADQVRLLGTVRSLHPETRDRLPSWIETIVSHVCQSSGARYELNYRRGVPSVQNDPQLNQLLESSAREIWGQERVQMIPDPSMGAEDFSLYLEHAPGAMFRLGVGSVDQPNYPLHHPLFTADEAAIATGVATLAYTAWQYWQSACGSANPSQFSQYP from the coding sequence TTGAGTGGTCAGGAATACCAAACCGCTGCCTATGTGGCAGGGGTGCTGTCTTCAGCGGGTTTGCAGGTGCGTGAGGGCGTGGGCAAGGTGGGGGTGGTGGGTGAGTTAATCGGTCGGGGCAATGACCCGCGATTACTGGCTATCCGTACCGATATGGATGCCTTGCCGATTCAAGAACAAACCCCATTGGCCTACGCCTCCCAACGATCGGGGATTATGCACGCCTGTGGCCATGACATCCACACCACCGTTGGTCTGGGGACGGCCATGGTACTGGCGGAATTAGCGGCGTACTTGCCAGGTAAGGTTCGCTTCCTCTTCCAGTCTGCGGAAGAAACCTCTCAGGGTGCCCGATGGATGATTGCCGATGGAGCCATGGAGTCTGTGAGTAGCATTCTTTCTCTCCATGTGTTTCCCAGCATTCCCGTGGGTGTGGTGGGCATTCGCTACGGAGCCTTGACAGCGGCGGCAGATGATCTGGAATTGCTGATTTTAGGAGAATCTGGCCATGGCGCTCGTCCCCACGAAGCGATTGATGCCATTTGGATTGCGGCACAGATCATCACCACCCTCCAGCAGGCGATTAGCCGTACCCACAACCCGCTGCATCCCGTGGTGCTGACCATTGGTCAAATTCAGGGTGGACGGGCTGCCAATGTGATTGCGGATCAGGTGCGACTTCTGGGAACGGTGCGATCGCTCCATCCTGAGACCCGCGATCGCCTGCCTTCCTGGATTGAAACCATTGTTTCCCATGTTTGTCAATCCTCCGGAGCCCGCTACGAACTCAACTACCGTCGGGGGGTGCCGTCGGTTCAAAACGACCCCCAACTGAACCAACTCTTAGAAAGCTCGGCACGGGAAATCTGGGGGCAGGAACGGGTGCAGATGATTCCCGATCCCTCCATGGGGGCTGAGGATTTTTCCCTCTACCTCGAACATGCTCCCGGTGCGATGTTTCGCCTAGGGGTGGGGTCTGTCGATCAACCCAACTATCCTCTGCATCACCCCCTGTTTACCGCTGATGAAGCGGCGATCGCGACCGGGGTGGCGACCCTAGCCTATACTGCTTGGCAATACTGGCAATCCGCTTGCGGCTCAGCCAACCCCTCCCAATTTTCCCAGTATCCCTAG
- a CDS encoding FAD-binding oxidoreductase, producing the protein MSSSSAIAQACIDQLGAEAVTTWEDLALTQQQKFRQAVTPETQISCVVSPTTLEELGAIMAAAHRHRWRVLPCGRGSKIHWGGLAHPIDLVVSTQRLQNLVEHAVGDLTVTVEAGMQLRELQTRLATAGQFLPLDPLYPETATLGGIVATASAGSLRQRYGGVRDLLLGISLVRADGQVAKAGGRVVKNVAGYDLMKLFTGSFGTLGILSQLTFRIYALPEASQTILLTGASDRLAQGLQTLMTTALTPTALDLLSTAMVAALGQKPGLGLLIRFQTIAAGVEEQTRRLLQLAQTLGLQPQIYQGADEAALWLQLRAMMEAPPLMTGILCKIGVESESAVAVLSQMDTWTGATVAAHLQVGSGLGLLQLAAGTGSPSLLNQMRSLCQRHRGFLTLLAAPMALKQQVDIWGYSGNALPLMQGLKAQFDPQQLFSPHRFVGGI; encoded by the coding sequence GTGTCCAGTTCATCCGCGATCGCCCAAGCCTGTATTGATCAGCTTGGTGCGGAGGCCGTTACTACTTGGGAGGATCTAGCGCTAACGCAGCAGCAAAAATTCCGCCAAGCGGTGACCCCTGAGACCCAGATCAGCTGTGTTGTTTCTCCCACGACCCTGGAGGAGTTAGGGGCAATCATGGCCGCTGCCCATCGCCACCGCTGGCGCGTCTTACCCTGTGGTCGGGGAAGCAAAATTCACTGGGGTGGACTGGCGCACCCGATTGACTTGGTGGTCAGTACCCAGCGGCTTCAGAATTTAGTCGAACATGCGGTGGGGGATCTCACGGTCACGGTGGAAGCTGGGATGCAGCTCAGGGAATTACAAACGAGGTTGGCCACCGCTGGACAGTTTCTACCCCTCGATCCCCTGTATCCGGAAACGGCGACCTTGGGGGGAATTGTTGCCACCGCCAGTGCTGGCTCCCTCCGCCAGCGCTATGGGGGAGTGCGGGATTTACTCTTGGGCATCTCCTTGGTGCGTGCCGATGGACAGGTGGCGAAAGCCGGGGGACGGGTGGTGAAGAATGTGGCTGGGTATGACCTGATGAAACTGTTCACGGGTTCCTTTGGCACCCTGGGAATTCTCTCCCAACTTACTTTTCGCATTTATGCATTACCAGAAGCGTCTCAAACGATCCTGTTAACCGGAGCCAGCGATCGCCTAGCTCAAGGACTCCAAACTCTGATGACCACGGCCTTAACCCCGACGGCTCTGGATCTGTTATCCACGGCCATGGTTGCAGCCCTGGGACAGAAGCCTGGTTTAGGTCTATTGATTCGGTTCCAAACCATTGCGGCGGGAGTGGAAGAACAGACGCGGCGGTTGTTGCAACTGGCTCAGACCTTGGGGCTTCAGCCTCAAATTTATCAGGGAGCTGATGAAGCGGCTCTATGGTTGCAATTGCGAGCAATGATGGAAGCTCCCCCGCTGATGACTGGAATCCTTTGCAAAATCGGAGTAGAGTCTGAATCAGCGGTGGCAGTTCTCTCCCAAATGGATACCTGGACAGGAGCGACGGTGGCTGCCCACCTGCAAGTCGGCAGTGGTCTGGGTCTGCTCCAGTTAGCGGCGGGTACGGGTTCCCCTTCGCTGTTGAACCAGATGCGCAGTTTGTGCCAGCGTCACCGAGGGTTTCTCACCCTATTGGCTGCCCCTATGGCCTTGAAGCAACAGGTGGATATTTGGGGGTATTCAGGGAATGCCCTGCCGTTGATGCAGGGGTTAAAGGCACAATTTGACCCGCAACAGTTATTCAGTCCCCATCGCTTTGTTGGTGGTATTTGA
- a CDS encoding DUF3124 domain-containing protein, with product MKRYPDCYFVLVLGFLTACTSPPPPRAPVDQLNVVTLDHKKLVTGQTVYVPIYSHIYAWEQSLKLDLTATLSLRNTDLTQPIIITSANYYDSSGKLVRKYIEKPIELGSLAATAFVVNQDDDSGGSGAAFIVEWVAQRDVSDPVIEAVMINASGNQGLSFVSPGRVIKRWGSSR from the coding sequence ATGAAGCGGTATCCAGATTGCTATTTCGTCCTTGTGTTGGGGTTTCTGACAGCCTGTACATCACCCCCACCTCCACGGGCTCCTGTTGATCAATTGAACGTTGTCACCCTCGACCACAAGAAGCTTGTTACAGGTCAAACGGTCTATGTTCCCATCTACTCGCACATCTACGCATGGGAGCAGAGTTTAAAGTTGGACTTAACCGCGACGCTGAGTTTGCGGAACACAGACCTGACTCAACCAATCATTATTACCTCTGCAAATTATTACGATTCGAGCGGTAAACTTGTTCGCAAATATATAGAGAAACCCATAGAGCTTGGCTCCCTGGCTGCGACAGCGTTTGTCGTCAATCAAGACGATGACAGTGGTGGGTCAGGGGCCGCTTTCATTGTAGAGTGGGTGGCTCAAAGGGACGTTTCTGACCCTGTGATCGAGGCAGTCATGATCAATGCCAGTGGCAATCAGGGCTTATCTTTTGTCAGCCCTGGCCGAGTAATCAAACGTTGGGGAAGTAGCAGATAG
- a CDS encoding DUF3611 family protein produces MFDFLKVEAPRLTPQQIAHSFRWLGWIGFWLQSVLGVIPILVVLTTVLFNPKQRQSSGLSFGLWLAIACLIMLIFSIYWSFRYTQLSASLETALLRPAKSQVLRNLKLGLFANFGTMTIAVIIALTRVGELTFKMLTLPQGATVVVPHQIGTTVAAPGTLITPSNMIAIQAMINAIASGLVGAVIALLLLYQVGLHRNLDA; encoded by the coding sequence ATGTTTGACTTTCTCAAAGTTGAAGCGCCGCGGCTGACGCCTCAACAGATTGCCCATTCCTTTCGCTGGCTGGGATGGATTGGTTTCTGGCTGCAATCTGTGCTCGGGGTGATCCCAATTTTAGTCGTGTTAACAACCGTCCTATTCAACCCCAAACAACGGCAAAGTAGCGGGCTTTCTTTCGGGTTATGGTTAGCGATCGCCTGTCTAATCATGCTCATCTTCAGTATTTACTGGTCTTTCCGGTATACTCAACTGTCAGCCAGTCTAGAGACAGCCCTACTGCGACCCGCAAAGTCCCAGGTACTTCGAAATCTGAAGCTTGGATTGTTCGCCAATTTTGGCACCATGACGATCGCAGTGATCATCGCTCTAACGCGAGTGGGGGAATTAACCTTCAAAATGCTAACGCTGCCCCAGGGTGCAACGGTCGTTGTTCCCCATCAGATCGGGACAACCGTTGCAGCACCGGGAACGCTGATTACCCCCTCGAATATGATTGCGATTCAGGCAATGATTAATGCCATCGCGTCTGGATTGGTTGGAGCTGTGATCGCATTGCTGTTGCTTTATCAGGTTGGGCTTCATCGCAACCTGGACGCTTGA
- the secD gene encoding protein translocase subunit SecD, whose translation MGKQRSILILILLLVMAAITVIVQLPVHLGLDLQGGSQLTIQVQVPQGSKPPSPEDLEAVRSVLENRVNGLGVSEALVQTAGQDQILVQLPGVSDPEQAERVLGGTAQLEFRAQKPGTEAQLRIESQQKQEKLTQLAVLNQTGDRSAITKVQQELKVTRQEILNLFEDQGLTGKNLADAFPEPKSSSNTWNVGIRFDTKGGELFAALTKKLAGTGRAIGIFLDQDLISAPVVPVTFAETGITGGSAIIEGNFDAQTSLDLAVQLRGGALPFPVAVVENRTVGATLGRDSIQSSIYAGIGGLLLVLIFMVAYYRLPGAIADLSLLIYSLLTFACFDLLGVTLTLPGIAGFILSIGMAVDANVLIFERTREELRAGKSLYRAVESGFYRAFSSILDSNVTTLIACAALFWLGAGLVRGFALTLALGVVVSMFTAITCSRTLLLVALSIPVFRKPRLFCPNLPTGNPTARIA comes from the coding sequence ATGGGTAAACAACGTTCGATTTTAATTCTGATCCTGCTGCTGGTGATGGCTGCTATTACCGTCATTGTGCAGTTACCCGTGCACTTAGGACTGGATCTGCAAGGGGGTTCCCAACTGACGATTCAGGTGCAGGTACCCCAGGGAAGTAAGCCACCGTCCCCTGAGGATCTAGAAGCAGTGCGGAGTGTCCTCGAGAACCGGGTCAATGGCTTGGGAGTTTCCGAGGCGCTGGTGCAAACTGCCGGCCAGGATCAGATTTTGGTACAGTTGCCGGGGGTCAGTGATCCAGAACAGGCTGAACGGGTGCTGGGAGGCACGGCTCAGTTAGAGTTTCGTGCCCAGAAACCGGGTACCGAAGCCCAGCTCCGGATTGAGAGTCAACAAAAACAAGAAAAACTCACCCAGCTAGCGGTTCTGAATCAGACGGGCGATCGCAGTGCTATCACCAAGGTGCAACAAGAACTGAAGGTGACACGCCAGGAAATACTGAACTTGTTTGAAGATCAAGGACTGACGGGGAAAAACCTTGCCGATGCCTTCCCGGAACCCAAGTCGAGTTCCAACACCTGGAATGTGGGCATTCGCTTTGACACCAAGGGTGGGGAGTTATTTGCTGCCCTCACCAAGAAACTCGCAGGTACCGGGCGTGCCATCGGCATTTTCTTAGATCAAGATCTGATTAGTGCTCCAGTGGTGCCGGTGACCTTTGCCGAAACAGGAATTACGGGGGGATCGGCGATTATCGAAGGCAACTTTGATGCCCAAACCTCCTTGGATCTGGCGGTGCAACTGCGAGGGGGAGCCTTACCCTTCCCGGTAGCGGTGGTTGAGAACCGCACCGTGGGAGCCACCCTGGGGCGAGACAGTATTCAGAGCAGTATTTATGCCGGGATCGGCGGACTGCTGCTGGTGCTGATCTTTATGGTGGCCTATTATCGCTTACCAGGGGCGATCGCGGATTTGTCCCTGTTGATCTATTCCCTGCTGACCTTTGCCTGCTTTGATCTGTTGGGAGTTACCCTCACCCTCCCAGGGATTGCTGGCTTTATCCTCAGTATTGGCATGGCGGTAGATGCGAACGTATTGATCTTTGAGCGCACCCGTGAGGAACTCCGCGCTGGGAAGAGCCTCTATCGGGCTGTAGAATCTGGCTTTTATCGAGCCTTCTCCAGCATCCTCGACAGTAATGTCACAACGCTGATTGCCTGTGCAGCGCTGTTCTGGTTGGGTGCTGGTCTGGTGCGGGGGTTTGCCCTCACCCTGGCCCTCGGGGTTGTCGTCAGTATGTTTACCGCCATCACCTGTAGCCGTACCTTGCTGCTGGTGGCACTTTCGATTCCAGTGTTTCGCAAACCCCGTCTGTTTTGTCCCAATTTGCCAACTGGCAATCCAACCGCGAGGATCGCCTGA
- the hisS gene encoding histidine--tRNA ligase, with translation MAKAEAINYKPPSGFDIEFLPGEKRLEQALLDTIRQVFERYGFTPIETPAVERLEVLQAKGNQGDNILYSIQPVLPPSLLARNDSGAATEVAAGEGETRALKFDQTVPLAAYIARHFNQLSFPFARYQMDMVFRGERAKKGRYRQFRQCDIDVVGRGQLSLFYDAQVPAIIAEIFSRINIGPFLIRMNNRKILTGFFAAIAVPEAKIKPCIRIMDTLEKVGATRVKAALAAEALTEEQATAILNFIQLQGSADEMLTQLADTAQQLRDSEQLLSGVQELQTVIQGVRDLKVPEDQFCIDLAIARGLDYYTGTVYETNLIGYESLGSICSGGRYEDLVGTFVGETMPGVGISIGLTRLLRKLLDAQLLKPLSSSPAQVMVVNFRQDLMGTYLHISQQLRQAGINVLTVFEERSLGKQFQQADRLGIPLCVIMGPDELATGTFTLKT, from the coding sequence ATGGCAAAAGCAGAAGCGATTAACTATAAGCCCCCCAGTGGCTTTGATATTGAGTTCCTTCCCGGTGAAAAACGTCTGGAGCAGGCGTTACTGGATACCATTCGCCAAGTGTTTGAGCGCTATGGGTTTACACCTATTGAGACCCCAGCCGTTGAGCGTTTAGAAGTATTGCAGGCGAAGGGCAATCAAGGGGATAACATTCTCTACAGTATTCAACCCGTTCTCCCCCCGAGTCTTTTGGCTCGTAACGACTCCGGAGCAGCAACGGAGGTGGCGGCAGGGGAGGGTGAAACCAGAGCATTAAAGTTTGACCAAACCGTTCCCTTGGCGGCTTATATTGCCCGTCACTTTAATCAACTCAGCTTTCCCTTTGCCCGTTATCAGATGGATATGGTGTTTCGGGGGGAGCGAGCTAAAAAAGGGCGTTATCGCCAGTTTCGCCAATGTGATATCGATGTGGTGGGTCGGGGTCAATTGAGTCTGTTTTACGATGCCCAGGTGCCCGCCATCATTGCGGAAATCTTTAGCCGGATTAACATTGGCCCCTTTTTGATTCGGATGAATAATCGCAAGATCCTCACGGGGTTCTTTGCCGCGATCGCCGTGCCGGAGGCTAAAATCAAGCCCTGTATTCGCATCATGGATACCTTAGAGAAAGTGGGGGCTACCAGGGTAAAAGCAGCGTTAGCGGCTGAAGCCCTAACGGAGGAGCAGGCAACAGCGATTTTGAATTTTATCCAGTTGCAGGGTTCAGCGGATGAAATGCTCACCCAATTGGCAGACACAGCTCAACAACTGAGAGATTCTGAGCAATTACTATCGGGGGTTCAAGAGTTGCAAACCGTGATTCAGGGGGTGCGGGATCTCAAGGTTCCAGAGGATCAATTCTGCATTGATCTGGCGATCGCCCGGGGGTTGGACTATTACACCGGCACCGTCTATGAAACCAACTTAATTGGCTATGAATCCCTGGGGAGTATTTGTTCTGGCGGACGCTATGAAGATCTGGTGGGGACGTTTGTGGGTGAGACAATGCCAGGGGTGGGGATTTCCATTGGTCTCACCCGCCTGCTACGCAAATTGCTAGATGCCCAACTGCTGAAGCCGCTCTCCAGCAGTCCTGCCCAGGTAATGGTTGTCAACTTCCGTCAAGACTTGATGGGTACCTATCTGCATATCTCCCAGCAACTGCGGCAGGCTGGAATCAATGTCTTGACAGTCTTTGAGGAGCGTTCCCTAGGTAAACAATTCCAGCAAGCGGATCGATTGGGGATTCCCCTATGCGTGATTATGGGGCCGGACGAACTAGCCACGGGGACGTTTACCCTCAAAACTTAA
- the glcD gene encoding glycolate oxidase subunit GlcD, whose translation MAHDLQRDWQPILRAFEVVLGKNGVVGRKEELLVYECDGLTSYRQRPAVVVLPRTTEEVAAAVRICVKHQIPFVARGSGTGLSGGALPVENCVLIVTSLMRQILSVDLDNQRVVVQPGVINNWVTQAVSGAGFYYAPDPSSQIVCSVGGNVAENSGGVHCLKYGVTTNHVLGLKLVLPDASMVEVGGAVPEMPGYDLTGVFVGSEGTLGIATEITLRILKVPEAIQVLLADFTSVEAAGAAVSDIIGAGVVPGGMEIMDNLSINAVEDVVATGCYPRDAAAILLVELDGLAVEVAALCERVGAICQQNGARSIVSATDAEQRLKLWKGRKAAFAAAGHLSPDYYVQDGVIPRTKLPFVLQEMQRLGQEYGYQIANVFHAGDGNLHPLILYDHKVPGALEQVEALGGEILKLCVQVGGSISGEHGIGADKRCYMPEMFTPADLETMQWVRQVFNPQGLANPGKIFPTPRTCGEAAQAKTHPFAAVERF comes from the coding sequence ATGGCTCACGATTTGCAGCGAGATTGGCAGCCCATCCTTCGAGCCTTTGAGGTTGTGTTGGGGAAAAATGGGGTGGTAGGTCGCAAGGAAGAACTCCTGGTCTATGAGTGTGATGGACTCACCAGCTATCGCCAGCGTCCGGCGGTGGTGGTGCTGCCCCGAACCACTGAGGAAGTCGCCGCTGCTGTGAGAATTTGTGTGAAACATCAAATCCCGTTTGTGGCCAGGGGATCGGGCACGGGGCTGTCGGGGGGAGCCTTACCCGTTGAGAACTGTGTACTGATCGTCACCTCACTGATGCGGCAGATCCTAAGTGTGGATCTGGACAATCAGCGTGTCGTGGTCCAGCCCGGTGTGATTAATAACTGGGTGACCCAAGCTGTGAGTGGGGCTGGTTTCTACTATGCACCCGACCCCTCTAGTCAAATTGTCTGTTCGGTGGGGGGCAATGTGGCGGAAAACTCCGGGGGAGTTCACTGCCTGAAATATGGGGTGACCACCAACCATGTTTTAGGGTTGAAGCTGGTGTTGCCCGATGCTTCAATGGTTGAGGTTGGGGGAGCGGTGCCAGAAATGCCCGGTTACGACTTGACCGGGGTCTTTGTCGGTTCAGAGGGCACCCTGGGAATTGCCACGGAAATTACCCTGCGGATCTTAAAAGTTCCTGAGGCCATCCAGGTCTTGCTGGCAGACTTCACCAGTGTGGAGGCAGCGGGGGCAGCGGTTTCCGACATTATTGGCGCAGGGGTGGTGCCGGGGGGCATGGAAATTATGGATAACCTCAGCATTAATGCCGTGGAGGATGTGGTGGCCACGGGATGCTACCCCAGGGATGCGGCGGCCATCTTGTTGGTGGAACTGGATGGTCTGGCGGTGGAAGTGGCTGCCCTCTGTGAACGGGTAGGGGCAATTTGTCAGCAAAATGGGGCTCGAAGCATTGTGAGTGCCACGGATGCCGAACAGCGATTAAAGCTGTGGAAGGGGCGGAAGGCTGCCTTTGCCGCCGCGGGTCATCTCAGCCCCGATTACTATGTCCAAGACGGTGTGATTCCCCGTACCAAGCTGCCTTTTGTGCTCCAGGAAATGCAGCGACTGGGGCAGGAGTATGGCTATCAGATTGCCAATGTCTTTCATGCGGGGGACGGGAATCTCCATCCCTTAATTCTTTACGACCACAAAGTTCCCGGTGCCCTTGAGCAGGTGGAAGCCTTAGGGGGGGAAATTTTGAAACTGTGTGTGCAGGTGGGGGGCAGTATCTCAGGGGAACATGGCATTGGTGCCGATAAACGTTGTTATATGCCGGAGATGTTTACCCCTGCGGATTTAGAAACCATGCAGTGGGTGCGTCAGGTGTTTAACCCTCAGGGACTAGCGAATCCAGGAAAAATCTTTCCCACCCCCCGTACCTGTGGCGAGGCGGCCCAGGCCAAGACCCATCCGTTTGCTGCCGTTGAGCGGTTTTAG
- a CDS encoding 4Fe-4S dicluster domain-containing protein: MQSSEASPSAPAAAPGGFDTHHAPNSKVLDTCVHCGFCLPTCPSYRVMGTETDSPRGRIYLMNAILQGVSDPLPGDGAAFRFLLGVSLLCHRLSLRGEV; encoded by the coding sequence ATGCAATCTTCTGAAGCCTCTCCGAGTGCCCCCGCCGCCGCGCCGGGTGGGTTTGATACCCACCATGCCCCCAATTCTAAGGTGCTCGACACCTGTGTTCACTGTGGATTTTGTTTACCCACCTGTCCCAGTTATCGGGTGATGGGCACGGAAACCGACTCCCCCAGAGGTCGGATTTATTTGATGAATGCGATTCTTCAGGGGGTAAGCGACCCTCTCCCAGGCGACGGTGCCGCATTTCGATTCTTGCTTGGGGTGTCTCTCCTGTGTCACCGCCTGTCCCTCAGGGGTGAAGTATGA
- a CDS encoding (Fe-S)-binding protein, translating to MGCLSCVTACPSGVKYDQLIAATRPQIERNYPRGWGDRLLRHLIFSIFPYPQRLRLLLRPLGMYQQSGLQKLVRSLGFLKAVAPQLAAMESLLPQVTSQAFGDRVAPVNPAQGVRRFRVGLILGCVQRLFNPEVNDATVRVLTANGCEVIVPPSQGCCGALSHHQGQEVQAQGFVRQMIDSFADIDVDAIIINASGCGHTLKEYGQILAEDPDYAERARAFALKVKDVQEFLAEVGLTTPLAPLQETPLTVVYQDACHMLHGQKT from the coding sequence TTGGGGTGTCTCTCCTGTGTCACCGCCTGTCCCTCAGGGGTGAAGTATGACCAGTTGATTGCTGCTACCCGCCCCCAAATTGAACGCAACTATCCTCGAGGCTGGGGCGATCGCCTGCTGAGACACTTGATTTTCTCGATCTTCCCCTATCCCCAACGTCTGCGGTTGCTACTGCGTCCCCTGGGAATGTACCAGCAATCAGGGCTGCAAAAACTGGTGCGATCGCTGGGATTCCTGAAAGCGGTGGCTCCCCAACTGGCGGCCATGGAATCCCTGCTTCCCCAAGTGACGTCCCAAGCCTTTGGCGATCGCGTGGCTCCAGTCAACCCTGCCCAAGGAGTTCGACGTTTCCGGGTCGGTTTAATTCTAGGGTGTGTGCAGCGGCTGTTTAATCCGGAGGTGAACGATGCCACGGTGCGGGTTCTGACCGCCAATGGCTGTGAGGTGATTGTCCCCCCGAGCCAGGGCTGTTGCGGCGCCCTCTCCCATCACCAAGGACAAGAAGTCCAAGCCCAAGGGTTTGTCCGCCAGATGATCGATAGCTTTGCCGACATTGACGTTGATGCCATTATCATCAACGCCTCGGGTTGTGGTCACACCTTGAAGGAATATGGTCAGATTCTTGCGGAGGACCCCGATTATGCCGAGCGGGCTCGGGCATTTGCCCTCAAGGTCAAGGATGTTCAAGAATTTTTAGCTGAGGTAGGTTTAACGACCCCCTTGGCTCCCCTGCAAGAAACCCCGCTGACCGTGGTCTATCAGGATGCCTGCCACATGCTCCACGGCCAAAAAACTTAG